One genomic segment of Sorex araneus isolate mSorAra2 chromosome X, mSorAra2.pri, whole genome shotgun sequence includes these proteins:
- the LOC101543586 gene encoding casein kinase I-like, with amino-acid sequence MAASPAIREDCVIGGKYKLLRKIGSGSFGDVYHAINITSGEEVAVKLESQTTKHPQLLYESKLYRLLQGGVGIPRMWWFGQDKQYNILVIDLLGPSLEDLFNLCSRKFSMKTILMLADQMICRLEYLHSRNFIHRDIKPENFLMGASCQCFKCLGTFEGQRKRIMLNYQNQPYAKLNQVFLVDFGLAKKYRENKTKEHIPYRDDKHLTGTARYASINAHLGIEQSRRDDMEALGYVLMYFNRSGLPWQGLTGATRKQKYEKIREKKLATSIDVLCKGFPAEFAMYLNYCRGLRFDEVPDYGYLRQLFHVLFKTLNYQHDYIFDWTILSQVPPKPSPSILQVQPEQPPTENPVDKTTACKKDF; translated from the coding sequence ATGGCAGCCAGCCCCGCCATCAGGGAGGACTGTGTTATAGGAGGGAAATATAAATTGTTACGAAAGATTGGTTCTGGTTCCTTTGGAGATGTTTACCATGCCATTAACATAACCAGTGGTGAAGAAGTGGCAGTAAAATTAGAATCCCAGACAACCAAGCACCCCCAGTTATTATACGAAAGCAAACTCTATAGGCTTCTCCAGGGGGGTGTTGGTATTCCCCGTATGTGGTGGTTTGGCCAGGATAAACAGTATAATATACTGGTCATAGATCTTCTCGGACCCAGCCTGGAAGATCTCTTCAATCTCTGCTCAAGAAAGTTCTCAATGAAAACCATACTCATGTTAGCTGACCAGATGATATGTAGGCTTGAATATCTGCATAGCCGAAATTTTATACACAGAGATATTAAACCAGAAAACTTCCTGATGGGTGCTAGCTGCCAGTGTTTCAAATGTTTAGGCACTTTTGAAGGACAAAGGAAAAGGATCATGTTAAATTATCAGAACCAGCCTTATGCAAAATTAAACCAGGTATTTCTGGTAGATTTTGGCTTGGCAAAGaagtacagagaaaataaaacaaaggaacatATACCATACAGAGACGATAAACATCTAACTGGCACCGCCCGATATGCTAGCATTAATGCTCACCTTGGTATTGAGCAAAGTCGCCGAGATGATATGGAGGCCTTAGGATATGTTTTGATGTACTTTAATAGAAGTGGCCTGCCATGGCAAGGATTAACAGGTGCCACAAGGAAACAAAAGTATGAGAAGATTCGTGAAAAGAAGTTAGCCACTTCCATTGATGTTTTATGTAAAGGCTTCCCTGCAGAATTTGCCATGTATTTAAACTATTGCCGTGGGCTGCGTTTTGATGAAGTCCCAGATTACGGGTATCTGAGGCAGCTATTTCATGTTCTTTTCAAGACCTTGAACTATCAACATGATTACATATTTGACTGGACCATTTTAAGTCAGGTGCCACCGAAGCCATCCCCTTCAATATTGCAAGTGCAACCGGAGCAACCTCCTACTGAGAATCCTGTTGACAAGACCACTGCTTGTAAGAAAGATTTCTAG